GCTGGTCGAGATTGGCCGAGCGGGGCCGAAATCCATTCCATGAGAAGAAATACCAGAAGTCAATTGCTCCATCGGCAATCGTCTTCACATCCTCGAGAGTATTCGCATTGACGAACACTACGTCTTTTCCGCGACTGGTAGCAATTGTCGACGACGGCGCGAATGCGGGGAGATCCGCCGTCCATGCCGTTCTGAGGGACCCGGCCGGCCGGCTGCTGCCGATTGCAATCACCCAGGCCGAACCGCCGGCCGCTGCCGGTCGCGCCAGAACCTGCTGCCCCAAGGGATCCATTCGAAGCTCGGAAACCGGCGCAGGGAGATCGATTGAACCAACAATCGATTGGCTATAGCGGTTGACGATGGAGATACGATTGCTGCCACGCACTG
This genomic window from Gemmatimonadaceae bacterium contains:
- a CDS encoding SPOR domain-containing protein gives rise to the protein VRGSNRISIVNRYSQSIVGSIDLPAPVSELRMDPLGQQVLARPAAAGGSAWVIAIGSSRPAGSLRTAWTADLPAFAPSSTIATSRGKDVVFVNANTLEDVKTIADGAIDFWYFFSWNGFRPRSANLDQPVTFGKNDTVIVQDSPGIVPADSGIPSPPIRDTAPSMIVPPAAYPQPARPRYMVSFAAVLTGLRAKEVAGGIEVNGIRPHIVLSQTGTTTLYRVVLGPYGSREEAERIGRDSGRQHWVYEAPQ